In Thermotomaculum hydrothermale, a single genomic region encodes these proteins:
- a CDS encoding IS110 family RNA-guided transposase, which yields MKHCTSKKPKLYCGIDLHTKKSYIYIINEQGTKVKSKEIDTEEQTFITFFESLIEENEIYSAIEISSLTFQYCNILKAIGISVYVVNTLKNAYISKSMKKTDKEDAKRLAISLWKEILPEPVYIPSEKEHSLRKLISHRADLVKSRTRLINRIRQRLREKEIKIPLRTLNKAKKIEPVLKSISYEIQPILHFEISHMFEQFKLLEKQIEQTEQLIHSQINKDVDFKEMYNLLLTVPGMGKITSAAFISRVGKNIKRFKNVRKLISYFGQCPKIRESGGKTIGNQGITKQGNGMLRGYLSQVAIAVLRSKSCNSIPLKKWYENIKRRKGWKKARVALSRKIAAICYGVLIHKRPYNPMLVTGENKCEKPLITT from the coding sequence GAATTGACCTGCACACTAAAAAAAGTTACATCTACATTATAAACGAGCAGGGAACAAAGGTTAAAAGCAAAGAAATTGACACTGAAGAGCAAACATTTATTACCTTTTTTGAAAGCCTAATTGAAGAAAACGAAATCTATTCGGCAATTGAAATCAGTTCATTAACCTTTCAATACTGCAACATACTCAAAGCCATAGGAATATCTGTATATGTGGTAAACACCTTAAAAAACGCCTACATCTCAAAGTCAATGAAAAAAACAGATAAAGAAGATGCAAAACGGCTTGCAATAAGCTTATGGAAAGAAATCCTTCCAGAACCTGTATATATCCCGTCGGAAAAAGAACATAGTTTACGCAAACTCATATCCCACCGTGCTGACCTTGTAAAAAGCAGAACAAGGCTAATAAACAGAATAAGGCAAAGATTAAGGGAAAAAGAAATAAAAATACCTTTAAGAACACTCAATAAAGCAAAAAAGATTGAGCCTGTTCTAAAAAGCATATCATATGAGATACAACCTATACTCCACTTTGAAATATCCCACATGTTTGAACAATTCAAACTACTTGAAAAGCAAATAGAACAAACGGAACAACTAATACACTCTCAAATAAATAAAGATGTCGACTTTAAAGAAATGTACAATCTGCTATTAACCGTCCCCGGAATGGGGAAAATAACTTCTGCCGCATTTATCTCAAGGGTAGGAAAAAACATAAAAAGATTTAAAAATGTACGCAAACTCATATCCTACTTCGGTCAATGCCCTAAAATAAGAGAAAGCGGAGGCAAAACAATAGGTAATCAGGGAATAACCAAACAGGGAAACGGAATGCTCAGGGGATACCTCTCACAGGTGGCAATAGCTGTTTTAAGATCAAAAAGTTGTAACTCCATACCGCTAAAAAAATGGTATGAAAACATAAAAAGAAGAAAAGGCTGGAAAAAAGCAAGAGTGGCACTATCAAGAAAAATAGCGGCAATATGCTACGGGGTACTTATACACAAAAGGCCGTATAACCCAATGCTTGTAACGGGAGAAAACAAATGTGAGAAACCATTGATAACAACTTAA